A portion of the Mesobacillus sp. AQ2 genome contains these proteins:
- a CDS encoding substrate-binding domain-containing protein, which yields MKAGKRNFALSFMLILVLLFTSACGGSGTEKSGGTEGKEGKDEPKNTEPIKIGVLASQTGGLEAYGKQTLRGFELGLEYATDGTNEVAGRKIEFIVEDTETKPEVAVQKATKLLEEDEVDFLVGSSSSGDTLAVLPLAEEYEKIMIVEPAVADSITGSEFNEYIFRTARNSSQDAVAGAAAIAKKGVKIATLAPDYSFGRDGVSAFKEAAEKLGAEIIHEEYADPAATDFTSNIQKIIDQKPDYLFVVWAGANSPWNQIADMKVQEKGIKISTGAPDIAALSTMEPLIGMEGFTVYYHDLPQNDINKWLVDEHKKRFNGELPDLFTPGGMTAAMAIVEALKKTEGNADSKKLIKTMEGMSFDTPKGKMTFREEDHQALQALYAIKLEKKDGVNYPVPVLIRELSPEETAPPVRN from the coding sequence ATGAAAGCGGGTAAACGGAATTTTGCTTTATCTTTTATGCTTATTTTAGTCCTGTTGTTCACGAGTGCCTGTGGCGGATCGGGAACAGAGAAGTCAGGTGGAACAGAAGGAAAAGAAGGGAAGGATGAACCGAAAAACACGGAACCGATCAAGATCGGCGTCCTGGCTTCACAAACAGGCGGGCTTGAGGCTTATGGGAAGCAGACACTTCGAGGGTTCGAGCTGGGTCTGGAATATGCTACTGATGGAACCAATGAAGTAGCCGGCCGTAAAATCGAATTCATTGTCGAAGATACGGAAACAAAACCAGAGGTAGCTGTCCAGAAAGCAACAAAGCTTCTTGAGGAAGATGAAGTTGATTTCCTTGTGGGTTCATCAAGCTCTGGTGACACCCTGGCAGTCCTGCCATTGGCTGAGGAATATGAAAAGATCATGATTGTAGAACCTGCTGTTGCAGACAGCATTACCGGATCCGAATTCAATGAATATATTTTCCGCACAGCGCGGAATTCTTCACAGGATGCTGTAGCAGGTGCTGCTGCAATTGCCAAGAAAGGCGTGAAAATCGCTACTCTTGCACCGGATTATTCGTTTGGCCGTGATGGCGTCTCGGCTTTCAAGGAAGCAGCAGAAAAACTCGGCGCAGAAATCATCCATGAAGAATACGCAGATCCTGCTGCAACGGACTTCACTTCGAACATCCAGAAAATCATCGACCAGAAGCCGGATTACTTATTCGTTGTCTGGGCTGGCGCCAACTCACCATGGAACCAGATTGCTGACATGAAGGTCCAGGAAAAAGGCATTAAAATTTCTACCGGTGCTCCTGATATCGCTGCACTTTCGACAATGGAGCCGCTGATTGGCATGGAAGGCTTTACTGTTTATTATCATGATCTTCCGCAAAATGACATTAATAAATGGCTCGTGGACGAACATAAAAAACGCTTTAATGGCGAACTGCCCGACCTGTTCACTCCAGGAGGCATGACAGCTGCGATGGCAATCGTAGAAGCCTTGAAGAAAACCGAAGGAAACGCGGACTCCAAGAAACTGATCAAAACAATGGAAGGCATGAGTTTTGACACTCCGAAAGGCAAGATGACCTTCCGGGAAGAGGACCATCAGGCACTCCAGGCATTATACGCCATCAAGCTGGAGAAAAAGGATGGAGTCAACTATCCAGTCCCAGTCCTGATCCGTGAACTGTCACCGGAAGAAACGGCTCCTCCGGTACGCAATTAA
- a CDS encoding ABC transporter ATP-binding protein, which translates to MTAILETKNLSITFGGHTAVDSVSISVPPNHFKSIIGPNGAGKTTFFNLLSGQLTPTEGQVFFKGNEITRLSPTKRTRAGIGRSFQITNVFPNLTVMENVRLAVQSHEGIRYQMLKHFQSYNKFEEQAEEWLKLVLLDDRKDALARNLAHGEKRKLEIAMLLALNTEVLLLDEPTAGMSLEEVPAILDVIRKIKQRGDRTIVLIEHKMDMIMDLSDTIMVLFNGALLADGTPEEIMKNETVQSAYLGGLHSEHAAKA; encoded by the coding sequence ATGACGGCAATTCTCGAAACAAAAAATCTTAGCATAACATTTGGCGGCCATACCGCGGTGGACTCTGTCAGCATCTCGGTACCCCCTAACCATTTCAAATCGATCATCGGGCCAAACGGTGCTGGCAAGACGACATTCTTCAATTTGTTAAGCGGTCAGCTTACTCCGACCGAAGGACAGGTCTTCTTTAAAGGCAATGAGATTACCAGGCTGTCACCGACAAAAAGGACGAGGGCCGGAATCGGCCGCTCCTTTCAAATCACCAATGTCTTTCCAAACCTGACAGTGATGGAAAATGTCCGTCTTGCGGTCCAGTCGCATGAGGGAATCCGCTATCAAATGCTTAAACACTTCCAATCCTACAATAAATTCGAGGAGCAGGCAGAGGAGTGGCTGAAGCTTGTGCTGCTGGATGACAGGAAGGATGCACTTGCGAGGAATCTGGCCCATGGAGAAAAAAGAAAGCTAGAAATCGCAATGCTGCTTGCCTTGAACACAGAAGTGCTCTTACTTGATGAACCGACAGCGGGAATGTCACTGGAAGAGGTTCCGGCCATACTTGACGTCATCCGTAAAATCAAACAACGGGGCGACAGGACGATTGTATTGATCGAGCACAAAATGGATATGATCATGGATCTCTCTGATACGATCATGGTTTTGTTCAACGGCGCGTTGCTTGCTGACGGAACTCCTGAAGAAATCATGAAAAATGAGACAGTCCAGTCTGCATATTTGGGAGGGTTGCATAGTGAGCACGCTGCTAAAGCTTGA
- a CDS encoding ABC transporter ATP-binding protein, with protein sequence MSTLLKLDQIETFIGQYHILQGVSFEVPKGEVTVLLGRNGAGKTTTLRTIMGLNPAAKGSVLYKGEEIKSLPTYTIANKGIGYVPEDQGIFADLTVEENIKVAVKKENDETSQRLDWILDLFPDLKKFWNKPGGLLSGGQKQMLSIARAYVNDNELLLIDEPSKGLAPIVVEKVMESIQQMKEKTTIILVEQNFMMASTIGDSFYIIDDGRTVSNGSMNILRNDEEMRRKYLGIA encoded by the coding sequence GTGAGCACGCTGCTAAAGCTTGATCAAATAGAAACATTCATCGGCCAGTACCATATCCTTCAAGGAGTATCTTTTGAGGTGCCGAAAGGCGAAGTGACGGTACTTCTTGGCCGTAATGGCGCCGGGAAGACAACGACCCTCAGGACCATCATGGGATTGAATCCGGCTGCCAAGGGATCTGTTTTATATAAAGGTGAGGAAATCAAGAGCCTGCCAACCTACACAATCGCCAATAAAGGAATCGGTTATGTGCCCGAAGATCAGGGGATTTTCGCTGACCTGACCGTCGAAGAGAACATCAAGGTGGCAGTCAAGAAAGAAAATGATGAAACCAGTCAGCGGCTTGACTGGATACTGGATCTGTTCCCTGACTTGAAAAAGTTTTGGAACAAGCCAGGCGGACTACTTAGCGGAGGGCAAAAACAAATGCTCTCGATCGCCAGGGCCTATGTAAATGACAATGAATTGCTGCTGATTGACGAGCCAAGCAAGGGCCTTGCCCCGATTGTCGTCGAGAAGGTCATGGAATCGATCCAGCAAATGAAAGAAAAAACGACCATCATCCTCGTGGAGCAGAATTTCATGATGGCCAGCACGATTGGAGACAGCTTCTACATTATTGATGATGGCAGGACGGTTTCGAACGGTTCAATGAATATTCTGCGGAATGATGAAGAAATGAGAAGGAAATATCTCGGGATTGCCTGA
- a CDS encoding branched-chain amino acid ABC transporter permease, with product MDVLINLSLNGLATGMLVFLLAAGLTLIFGLMDVLNFAHGGLFAWGAYSGIWIYTSTGSFLTGIIGAILTGMILGIVTERWIIKPVYGNHVQQILITLGLMLVLSEMLKVVWGPNQISAATPDYLSGSWEFGGIIIIKYRVFIIAVGFAVFLAVQYLLKKTKIGLVVRAGVMNKEMVQSLGINIQKVFMFVFMIGAGMAALGGMLLGPYSGVIYADMGMEFAILAFIVVVIGGMGSFTGSVMAAILVGLSGSFMAYYVPDLALAANMLLMAVVLIFRPQGLFGAKG from the coding sequence GTGGATGTTTTGATAAACCTGAGCCTTAACGGCCTTGCCACAGGAATGCTGGTCTTTCTTCTGGCAGCCGGTCTCACTTTGATTTTTGGCCTGATGGATGTGCTTAATTTTGCCCATGGCGGCTTGTTTGCCTGGGGAGCCTACAGCGGGATTTGGATTTATACATCGACAGGCAGCTTTCTTACCGGAATCATTGGTGCCATCCTTACGGGGATGATTCTTGGAATCGTGACGGAACGGTGGATCATCAAGCCGGTATACGGCAACCACGTACAGCAAATTTTGATCACGCTCGGTTTGATGCTTGTTTTATCCGAAATGTTAAAAGTCGTCTGGGGACCGAACCAGATTTCAGCAGCCACGCCTGATTATCTGTCTGGCAGCTGGGAATTCGGCGGAATCATCATCATCAAATACCGTGTCTTCATCATTGCCGTCGGATTCGCGGTGTTTCTCGCCGTCCAATATTTGCTGAAGAAAACAAAGATCGGTCTCGTTGTTCGTGCGGGTGTCATGAACAAAGAAATGGTCCAGTCGCTGGGAATCAATATTCAGAAGGTCTTTATGTTTGTATTCATGATCGGAGCAGGCATGGCGGCACTTGGAGGCATGCTGTTAGGACCTTATTCCGGAGTGATTTATGCCGATATGGGCATGGAGTTCGCCATCCTGGCGTTCATCGTTGTCGTCATCGGCGGCATGGGCAGCTTCACAGGCTCGGTGATGGCGGCAATTTTAGTCGGTCTGTCAGGTTCTTTCATGGCCTATTATGTACCGGACCTGGCACTGGCTGCGAACATGCTGCTGATGGCAGTCGTGCTTATTTTCAGGCCTCAGGGCTTGTTCGGGGCAAAGGGGTGA